Sequence from the Thermocoleostomius sinensis A174 genome:
GCCCTTGATTATTGCATCGAGTAAGAAACCAGATGAATAGTTTGGGCGATCGGGTAAAAATGGGGGTTGAGAAATAAGGCCGCTATCAGGTAAGGGGTAGCCATTAGCCACCTTGTTGTCCCGGTTGCAACACATCCCGAGCCGAAAGTCCGTCTCCTTGAGATCCAAAAAACCAAAGTACAGCAGCAGCTTCGGCACGTGTCACAGGTTTATCTGGTTGAAATAGAGTAGTATAGCCAAAGGCGCGGCGGATGTTGGACAAATCGCTATTTTGAAAATCCGCTAGGATGGCTCGCAGTGCCCTCGGGTCAATTTGTGCAGTGTCTTGAAAACCCCAAGTTTGTTGAACGGCTTCAATCGTAGCGTTTGGCAGGGCCTTGCGAAGATCGACAGGCACTTTCCACAGCATCAGTTCCTCCCGCGTTAGGGGTGCATCGGGTCGAAATGTCACTGCTGTTGCATCCCCCGACAGCGAACTTGGGATCAATCCAGCATTTGCCAACCCTTGAATTTCGCCAAAATCTGGATCGGACACAGGCACATCTTGAAAGGCGGGTTGATCGCTGCTTACTCCCAACCGAATGCGCCGAGCGGGTTGATTGGCGTAAATCAAATTGTTTGCCGTCACTAACCAACGGGCATATTCGCGTCGAGTGATGGTGGTATTGGGAGAAAACTCGGTGGTACTGCCCGTTGCCTGCACGCGCAGCGCTCCTAATTTTGCCAGATCAGCAATGTAGGGTTGCAGTTCAGTGGGAGCTTGATTCAGATCGGTGAACTCCGGAGCCGTGAGTGTGCTGGAAGGTGAGCCACTGGCAGAGCGGTTATTCTCGCCCCGTTGAGTTTGTTCATTAGGTACGGACGTTCCCTCACCAGACTCAGCCGGTGAAACCTGTGCCGTTGTTTGGTTATTGATGAATTGATAGTCGATCGTAAACTCAGTCGTATTTTCAGCAGTAGTTTCGGTTGAATTTACGTCTGGGTCGATCGCCACCGTTACCCGCAGTCCATCGCGTTCTGCCACGATCGGAGCGGAGATAGAGGTTGCACTAGACCCCGCAACGGTCGTAGACGCATTCGGAGAGGCCGTCGGAGCAGGCGTTGTCGTGTTGTTTGGTTCTTCAGAGGAGCGATCGAGTTGCCAACCATCTCGATTAAAAGCATCGCGGTAAAATTGTGCAATCTCCTCAGCCGGATCTGGTGTTGCCCACCGCGTGCGAGTCACCCCGGTCGCACCGCTGGACAAATCTGCCACCTCCGCCTGGGTAACTGACAACAATTCAGCATTGGTATAGCGCGGAATCTCGGCTGGAAAATCTGCTGGCAGCGCTGTCACGGCATCATTCTCTGCCGCAGCGGTCGAGCCAGGCGTCCCAAACACAGATCCATTTTCCAGGCTAGGATCACCAGCCAGCGATCGTTCCAAGTTACTGGCCCAGGGGCTGTTCGCACAAGCGGGCAACAGGAAGCCAATAGCCATCAAGACAAGAATCGACTTTTTAGCAAACACCACGGCCTCAGTCCAGTTGAAGAAAATATAAGCTACTTTCTACGCTAGCGCACCGCTGGAAGAAAGGATAAAGGATAAGGGAAGTCGTAGGTTATGGGTAGGGGGGTAACTGAGTCTCTCCTCGCTTCCTCACTCCTCAACGCCGAACTCTTACTGCGGAGTCGGTTGTTCGACTGGAGCCGTTGGAGCCGCATCTTGGCTAGAGGGGGGAGGGGGAGAAAGAGGGGATTGATTTAACCGAGCCAGAGTCTCTCGAATACGTGGCTGCGAGAGAAACGTTTCCGCTTCAGACAGCAATTGCTCACCCCAGAGGTTATCTTCGAGGAATTGCAAATCGCCATAGCGGGCGTCCGTTCGCAGTGCCGCCTCTCCTTGTGCCAACCCTTCTTCGGTCTGACCTTGACTGTAGAGAACAACCGCGATCGCCATCTGTGGCTCTGCTTGTGTATTGTCGATTGCTAGCGCTTCCTGCCAGCGTTCGAGCGCGCCAGCCACATCTCCTTGTTCGTATAACACCAAGCCAATGTTGTTAACAGCCGGCCAAAATTGCGGATCGAGGTCCATAGCCTTTTGATATTCAGCAATGGCCTTGTCGTATTGTTCTAGCTTATAGAAGGCGTTCCCTAAATCAAACAAAGCACCCACGTTATCGGGCTTCAGCCGCAAGCCTGCCTGAATATACTGCACGGCCGAGTCATAGTTTCCCTTTTGAAAATAAGCCGTCCCCAGTGCAAACAACACCGCTGAATTGCTGCGATCGAGCGATCGAGCTTTTAACAAGGCTTCAATAGCAGGATCGGTTTCGCCTAGCTGTAGCTGCAAACTCCCCAACAAGGCCCACACGTCAGCATTATCAGGCAGTAACTGAGAGGCAAGCTGTGCTCTTGTGAGCGCCAATCCATATTGCTGGAACTGAGCTAACTGTGCCGCTTCTTGGGCTAGGCTCAATCCCTGTTGTTCCAACTGCTCAGCGTCTAACTGGGGGAGGTAGGGAACCAACGCTTGAGCATTGACCGGTTGAGTCAGGCTCCACAGGCTAGTCGCTATTAAAAGGAAAAGGAAAGAAGTTCGCTTGGGCACAGTCCTTTACCAACAACAAATACGGGGTTTCCTCAGCTAGCTTAAATCATTTGCATTCTATCGTTGCAAAAATCTTTGGAATTCAGCGGAATTCCGATCGTTTGATTTCTATCTAAGTGACTGTGTCGCTTGTGTTGCAATTCTAGCTAGAAGGAAGCTTTCGTTATCTACCAATGTGTACCTGTCAACTTCAGTGTAAAACCTGGCTTCACTTCCTCAAGCGCTGGAATTTTGTTTACCCTTGATAAGATAGGCGATCGCGGTCTATCTGGTAGTCTTATGCCTGTAGCCTCAGCCTACGGGTTAGAACGATTCGTCTAAATTCCATCAGTAAATTGGGGAGATCCTGATGAAGCGCAACAAGCTGGAAGTCTTCTCGTGGTTCCAAAGCAGTCTTTTGCTGTCTGTGTTGTTGGGGATAGCCAGCATTGAAGCCCCCCCAACGTTCGCGATTGAGCCAAATCCGGGAACTGAGCAAACCGGGGCGCAAACGCTGATTGCGCAAACGGGATCACCCAGCGGTGCTTTGTCTCCAGCAGAACAAGAAGAATTGGCCCGGCTGCGGGAATTAAACCGAACCACCACCTTGTTTAACATCATGCTGGGCGTGCTGGGCTTGTTGCTGCTGACGGCGATTGTAGGACTCTATTTGCTGCGGCGATCGGTGATTCGAGAAGTGACGGCAATTGTACAGGCTCACTTGAAGGAACTTGGCAACCTAGAAGGTGAAATTGTTCATGCCAAAGCAGAAGTGAAAAAGCTGCTTCAGGAGTATGAAGATTACGCGGCTGAACTGGGAGATGATGCCGATCGGTTTCAGCAAGACATCGAGGCAAACCGCGAGAATTTGGCGCAACTGGTGACAGACATTGCCAAGCGCAAACAAGACACGGCGATAGAACTAGAAACGCAACTGACGGCAGCTAAGCAACGGCTAGATACGTTGGAATCAGAGTTTACTGCCAAACTTTCGGAACTGCGTCTGCTGACAGAAACGCGCCAAGCTGAAACGCTGCAAACCTTAGCGGATTCAGAAGCGGTGTTTTACGATCGCCTCACGGAACTACAAACCAGCACACAACAGCAGAAAGAGCAAACCTTCGATCGGCTCCAGCAACTTGAAGCAGAACTATCTCCCTATCTTGCTGAATTGCAGCAAGCTGCCCAAACCGAGCTTCAGCAGCATCAACAGACAATTGGGGAACAGTTTAGACGCCTCGAAGCAGAATTTGATACACAGTTGACCCAATTCCGCACCGAGGCCAATCGTAAGCGCGAGGAGGTATTTGAAGGGCTAGAGCGGCTACGGGTGGAACTGACGGCGCAGTTGGCGCAGTTGCAACTAGATGTGCATACCCAACAGGACAGTGTACGTCAGAGCCTCGATCAACTATCGGCTGAGTTTGCCACAGGACGATCGGAGTTGCGATCGGACGTACAAGCCCAAAAGGATGCAATACGGCGCGATTTGGAACTGCTGGGAACAGAGTTTGCCGCTAAGCGCGACGAGTTGCAAACCACGACGCAAACGCAACGCGAGCAGGTGCGCCGCCATTTAGAGCAGCTAGAGAGCGAGTTTTCCATGCGGCTGTCGCAACTACAATCGGATACCCAACGGCAGCGGGAAGCTATTCAGCAAAACTTAAATCGCCTAGACGGAGAATTCGCCAGACAGCAAGCCGAGTTACAAGCCGCCGCTCAAGCGAAAAAAGCGCAACTAATTCGCCTACTGGAACAGTTAGAGAGCGAGTGTGCTCTGCAAAAATCGAACTTCCAAGTTGATGCCAAGGCCAAGCAAGAGGAACTGCGACAAGCGTTGGATCAAATTGAGGCAGATTTTGCGAACCAACGATCGGAGTTGCAGATGAATGTGCAAACCAAACAAGAAGACTTGCGGCAAATCCTTCAGCAATTAGAAGATGAAGTGGAATCGCAGCGGGTGGAACTGCAAGTGGCAGCCAGAGAACGGCGCGATCAACTGCTGAAGAACCTGGAGCGATCGGAAAGCGAGTTAGTTCATCAATTCTCGACGCTCAAGTCAGATATCCAAGCTCAGCGCGACAAGATTCGCCAAAACCTCGAGAAGCTAGAGGCACGATTTACTGCACAACTAACTGATTTGCAAGCAGAAGTTGAAGGTGAAAAAACGGCGATCGTCGAAAACCTGCGGCAACTGCAATCCGACGTCGCTGCTCAGCTTGCCGCGTTGCAAACCGAAGCCCAAGGGCAGAAGGACGAAATCCTCAAGCACCTATCAGAAGTCTCGCCTCAATACATTGCCGATACGTTTGTCAGGGATGTGCAGCAGCGTTTAGAAACCCTGATGCAGCAAATGGAGATCCTGAAGTCCAGTCAGCCGGAGTTGTTCATGACGCCGGATGATTACATACGACAGGGGGATATGCTATTTGCTCAAGGGCAATACGACGCGGCGATCGCCCAGTTTGACAAAGCGTTGGCTGCGTCCCCCGATCAGGTTCAAGTGTGGATTAGCCGAGGGCTGGCGTTAGAGGAACTGAAACGCTATGACGAAGCAGTGTCAACCTACGATCGGGCCCTGAAACTGCAACCGTTAAACGGTACGGTTTGGTATCATCAAGGGCTTGTGCTGAAGGAACTCCGACAATACGATGCAGCGTTAGCAGCCTTCGATCGCGCCGTAGACTATCAACCAGATGACGCCAAAGCTTGGCTGAATCGCGGCATTACGTTAGGGCGGTTGAAACGCTATGAAGAGGCCCTAACGGCTCTCGACAAAGCACTGGAATTGAAACCCGATTACCCCGAGGCATGGGTCAATAAAGGGGTGATGCTAGGGTCGCTGCAACGTTCGGAAGAGGCATTTACAGCTTTCGATCGGGCCGCACAAGCTGAACCAGGCAATGCCGTAGCTTGGCTGAACCGGGGTCTGTCACTGATTGAACTGAACCGCTATTCAGAAGCGGTCGAATCCTTAGAGAAAGCCACTGATCTCAATCCAGATTCTCATAAAGCCTGGGATAGTCGCGGCTATGCGTTGATTCAGTCCGGACGCGACAAAGAGGCGATCGCCAGCTTCAACCGTGCTATCAAAATCAAACCGGATTATGCCAGCGCCTACTACAACAAAGCCACCTGCTATGCAATCCAGGGCGAAGCCGATTTAGCTCTGGAAAATTTGGAAAAAGCGATCGAATTAAATCCTCGCTATAGCCGCGAAGCCAAAGGTGATCCAACGTTTAAGGAACTATCGCGGGACACTTGGTTTCGTGAACTGACGGATGGACGATGATAGGGAGTTGGGGGTCGGGAGTCGGGAGTCGGCGTTAACAATCGCCTTGGGACTAGTCTACGGTTATATGCTTGGCTGGATTGGCTGTACTGCGCCGTTGAGAGCTAGTTTTAATGGCTGCGCTTCTACAGAAACTATAGACAGAAACTATAGACAGAAACTATAGAAGGCTAACTCAACGGTCTGGGGGTGGACGGAGTGGACGGTTGCAATTACCAACTTCAATGTTTTGGCGGCAATGGATGATCGTGGGCTTGGTAGCTGGGGCGATCGCTGGCATTCTGCTGCTGGTGATCTGGATGGCACTGCCTTTGTTTCGGCTGACTGTTCCTAATTGGACAAGTTGGTTCTACAACAATCCGCAAGACGACGGAGTAGTTACTAGCGGGTCAGTGCAATTTTTCATATTCATGACTCCAGTACAGTTTGCCGTGTTCATGTTCAGCTTCATTATGCCCGGTGGGCTTTATGGCTTGTGTCAAAGCTTTGTTTGCTGGTTGACTCTGCAAGAACAGACACCTAGGCTACGACGATCGCTACAAGCTCATTTTGTGGCAACGCTGGTTGGGACAATTGTGCTGGGTGTGCTTTTGTTTGGGTTAATTGTCATCGGGCTAGCGGGTTTTCTCCGCAATTTAGGGCTACTAGACTGGCAAATTTTGGTGCTTTGTGTCTTGATCGCTGGTGGGGTTGGCGGCATTGCCCAAGCGATCGTGCAGCGGTTCTTGCTCAACACCACCACGCAAGGCGGTTATTGGCAATGGATCGTTCCGTTGGGTCTGTTGGGACATGTCAGCGGCGGGATTGTGGGACTCATTGCCGTACTTCTAATTCCGTAGCAGAACCACGCCTCGGAATTTGATAGAAATCTGATAATTTAAATGAATTTCTGCTCTCTACCGTTTTCAGCAAGTGCTCAAGGAGCGTGACGGATGCAATCTCCCCTCGATTCTGACTTTGATTCTGGTACGGCGGATTTGGGGGCAACCCTGGGAGCCACCATGCGCACCGAAACTGACAGCATGGGAGCCATCGATGTTCCAGCCGATCGCTACTGGGGAGCGCAAACCCAACGATCGCTGCGTTACTTCGCAATTGGGAGCGATCTCATGCCCAGAGAAATGATTCGAGCCATTGGCATCCTCAAAAAAGCGGCGGCAATTGTCAATCAGCAGTTAGGAAAATTACCAGTTGAAATAAGTGATCTGATTGTGCAGGCGGCCAATGAGGTAATTGACGGCAAATTAGACGATCACTTTCCCCTGCGCATTTGGCAAACAGGCAGCGGTACTCAAACCAACATGAATGCCAATGAGGTAATTGCCAATCGAGCAATCGAATTAGCAGGCGGGGTGCTGGGCAGCAAAGATCCGGTGCACCCTAATGATCACGTCAACATGTCGCAATCCTCCAACGATACCTTTCCCACAGCGATGCACATTGCGGCGATCGAGGAAATTCATCACCAGCTATTGCCCAGAGTAGAGGCGTTGAAACAGGCACTGGCTGCTAAGCAACATGCCTTTGCCTCCATCATCAAAATTGGCCGCACTCATTTGATGGATGCCGTACCGCTAACGTTGGGGCAAGAATTTTCTGCCTACGTTTCGCAGCTAGAGAAAGACATTGACCGCATTCAAGCGACATTGCCCGATTTGTACGAATTGGCGATCGGGGGCACAGCGGTGGGCACGGGACTGAATACCCACCCGGAGTTTGCCGAGCGAGTGGCCCAGGAAATTGCGGATCTGACTGGATTACCATTTGTCACCGCTCCTAACAAATTCGCTGCATTAGCCGCCCACGATGCAATTGCCATGACCAGTGGAGCCTTGAAAACATTAGCAGGGTCATTAATGAAAATTGCCAACGATCTGCGTTGGATGGGGTCAGGCCCACGCTGCGGCTTAGGAGAACTGCTGTTGCCTGCTAATGAACCCGGCTCGTCGATTATGCCCGGCAAGGTCAATCCCACCCAGTGTGAAGCAATGACGATGGTATGTGTACAGGTGTTGGGCAACGATACGGCGATCGGCATTGCCGCCACTCAAGGCAACTTTGAGTTGAACGTATTCAAACCGCTGATGATTTTCAATTTGCTGAACTCAATTCGGCTCTTAGCTGATGCTTGCGCCACGTTCACGGATTATTTGGTGGTCGGAATTCAGCCCAATCTTCAGCAAATTCAGTCCTTTTTAACCAACTCTCTGATGTTAGTAACGGCGCTCAATCCTCACATCGGCTATGACAATGCTGCCCAAGTAGCTAAAAAAGCCTATGCCGAACATAAAACCCTGCGGGAAGCGTGTGTGGAACTGGGTTTCTTAAGCGGAGAAGACTTCGATCGGCTGGTGCGACCTGAAGAAATGATTTAGCTTGCACAGTAAATTTTGGCAACTGCGTGTAAATATCCCGGAGAACGCTACGATAGGTTGGAAGTTACTCTAGCGATCGGGTCAATGTATGGAATTGACGGTGGGAACGACCCTGCAAGGCAACAAGTATGTGGTTCAGGAAGTTTTGAACCAAACCGAGCAGGAGATAACTTGTAAAGCAACTCACATCTACCTCGAGCAAGCAGTCATTCTGCAAACGTTCAACCCAGCTTTGCAGCAACAAGAAACCTTCGCCCCCCTGAAGCAACAGTTTATGGCCGGCGTGCGGTCAATTGCTAAACAAGCCCGTCCTCCGCTCCAAGTTCTAGACTATTTTGAAGAAAATGGGCTACCGTTTGTTGTCGTCCCTTTGTCGTCCTCGCCACCGACCCTCGACAACTGGTTGAAGGCGCCAACTCCCCCCACTGATCTCGCAGTAATGCCCAATACTGGAAGCGAGCGATCGGTCGAACTGACAGCTACCTTGCCGTCGTCATCCACTTCATCATCCACTTCAATGACTGTGGCTCCTATCGTGGAATCTGGTGCTGTTACTAATGCGAGGGCAGTTGTTCACCAACCTGTAGCAACCGAAACCGCGCAGTTCAACGACGGGGATACAGCGCTGAACTCCTCGACGCGCAGCCACACCTACGAACCCATCATCTTTCATCCAACACCTCGTTCTAATACGGCAACTCAGGTGATTGCCACGAAGACGGAGGACAACACTGGGCGTCCTCGATCGCTGTCAAGCCAACCTAAAAGTAAGTTTCCAATCCTGCTGATGGTGATTGCCGTCACCAGTGGACTAGTCGGAGTAGGCACTGGCTTCGCCTTGCGGTTTGCGCCAGCTATGCAGAATCCTGGCAAGACCCCGCGTCTTGGCTTTTTGCAGCGCCAGCAATCCTTTCCCGCCGAAGGCAGTTGGCCCATTCAAAGACGACCGGTTTATACAGTGCCAGAGCCAACGCTCGAGCAGCCGCTCTATCGAGCCGCCCCCCCCACTGACTACCGTGATCCCACCTTCATGCCCTCACCCTCGTTCGACAGCGTGCCCGATTCTGAACCAGCGGTGGAAGAACCACCCTCGCTGCCGGCTCCTCAATCGGCTGACAATCTAAACGCTTCACCTCCCCTTAAAACAGAATCTAAACCGTCCTTGGAACTGGCTCCTTTACCGGAAGTCAATCCAGATCCTTATACCTTGCCTCCAGAGGTAGAGTCACCTCCGCTGATCACCGACCCCCCCACGCCAATCCTACCTGAGCCGAATTCTGACAATCCTGCTCCAAAACCACTGTTTGGCAATTCATCTCGCATCGTTACGCAGTAACGGGGTTAGAGCAGAGTGGGCTAGAATCAATGCTATTGGGTTCAGCCCATTCGCCCCACCTTCTTAATTCCTCAATGGCAGCTTCCGATTTCTCTCATTCTCACCTCAACGCCTATGGGCAGGCTCAGACGGATCAGACAGGTCCGCCTCATTCCGCCGATCGCGAGCCAAATCAGCCCAATGAATTGGTACATGCTCATCCCCATGTTCACAGCGAAGAATCTCTGCGGCGCATTGTTAATCGGCTTTCGCGGATTGAAGGGCATATTCGTGGCATCAAAATGATGGTCCAGGAAAGTCGTGCGTGCCCGGATGTCTTGATTCAGTTAGCTGCCGTGCGTGGGGCCCTCGATCGCGTATCTCGTATGATCCTAGATGAACATCTGACAGAGTGTGTAGCGCGGGCAGCCCGTGAAGGCAAGATTGAAGAAGAGATCGAAGAACTAAAAGCAGCGCTCGATCGATTTTTGCCATGATAGAAATTGCTGTGTCGATCGGCTTGGCAGACAATGACCCCTGCTGTAACCAGACAGGGGCCAATGATTGGGTGAAAACCACCACAAGACGAGCGCACCGTATGAAACCCTCAGCTTTTTACAATTAAACTTGATCTACAACAAAGGC
This genomic interval carries:
- a CDS encoding S-layer homology domain-containing protein gives rise to the protein MVFAKKSILVLMAIGFLLPACANSPWASNLERSLAGDPSLENGSVFGTPGSTAAAENDAVTALPADFPAEIPRYTNAELLSVTQAEVADLSSGATGVTRTRWATPDPAEEIAQFYRDAFNRDGWQLDRSSEEPNNTTTPAPTASPNASTTVAGSSATSISAPIVAERDGLRVTVAIDPDVNSTETTAENTTEFTIDYQFINNQTTAQVSPAESGEGTSVPNEQTQRGENNRSASGSPSSTLTAPEFTDLNQAPTELQPYIADLAKLGALRVQATGSTTEFSPNTTITRREYARWLVTANNLIYANQPARRIRLGVSSDQPAFQDVPVSDPDFGEIQGLANAGLIPSSLSGDATAVTFRPDAPLTREELMLWKVPVDLRKALPNATIEAVQQTWGFQDTAQIDPRALRAILADFQNSDLSNIRRAFGYTTLFQPDKPVTRAEAAAVLWFFGSQGDGLSARDVLQPGQQGG
- a CDS encoding tetratricopeptide repeat protein, producing MPKRTSFLFLLIATSLWSLTQPVNAQALVPYLPQLDAEQLEQQGLSLAQEAAQLAQFQQYGLALTRAQLASQLLPDNADVWALLGSLQLQLGETDPAIEALLKARSLDRSNSAVLFALGTAYFQKGNYDSAVQYIQAGLRLKPDNVGALFDLGNAFYKLEQYDKAIAEYQKAMDLDPQFWPAVNNIGLVLYEQGDVAGALERWQEALAIDNTQAEPQMAIAVVLYSQGQTEEGLAQGEAALRTDARYGDLQFLEDNLWGEQLLSEAETFLSQPRIRETLARLNQSPLSPPPPSSQDAAPTAPVEQPTPQ
- a CDS encoding tetratricopeptide repeat protein, whose translation is MKRNKLEVFSWFQSSLLLSVLLGIASIEAPPTFAIEPNPGTEQTGAQTLIAQTGSPSGALSPAEQEELARLRELNRTTTLFNIMLGVLGLLLLTAIVGLYLLRRSVIREVTAIVQAHLKELGNLEGEIVHAKAEVKKLLQEYEDYAAELGDDADRFQQDIEANRENLAQLVTDIAKRKQDTAIELETQLTAAKQRLDTLESEFTAKLSELRLLTETRQAETLQTLADSEAVFYDRLTELQTSTQQQKEQTFDRLQQLEAELSPYLAELQQAAQTELQQHQQTIGEQFRRLEAEFDTQLTQFRTEANRKREEVFEGLERLRVELTAQLAQLQLDVHTQQDSVRQSLDQLSAEFATGRSELRSDVQAQKDAIRRDLELLGTEFAAKRDELQTTTQTQREQVRRHLEQLESEFSMRLSQLQSDTQRQREAIQQNLNRLDGEFARQQAELQAAAQAKKAQLIRLLEQLESECALQKSNFQVDAKAKQEELRQALDQIEADFANQRSELQMNVQTKQEDLRQILQQLEDEVESQRVELQVAARERRDQLLKNLERSESELVHQFSTLKSDIQAQRDKIRQNLEKLEARFTAQLTDLQAEVEGEKTAIVENLRQLQSDVAAQLAALQTEAQGQKDEILKHLSEVSPQYIADTFVRDVQQRLETLMQQMEILKSSQPELFMTPDDYIRQGDMLFAQGQYDAAIAQFDKALAASPDQVQVWISRGLALEELKRYDEAVSTYDRALKLQPLNGTVWYHQGLVLKELRQYDAALAAFDRAVDYQPDDAKAWLNRGITLGRLKRYEEALTALDKALELKPDYPEAWVNKGVMLGSLQRSEEAFTAFDRAAQAEPGNAVAWLNRGLSLIELNRYSEAVESLEKATDLNPDSHKAWDSRGYALIQSGRDKEAIASFNRAIKIKPDYASAYYNKATCYAIQGEADLALENLEKAIELNPRYSREAKGDPTFKELSRDTWFRELTDGR
- the fumC gene encoding class II fumarate hydratase, giving the protein MRTETDSMGAIDVPADRYWGAQTQRSLRYFAIGSDLMPREMIRAIGILKKAAAIVNQQLGKLPVEISDLIVQAANEVIDGKLDDHFPLRIWQTGSGTQTNMNANEVIANRAIELAGGVLGSKDPVHPNDHVNMSQSSNDTFPTAMHIAAIEEIHHQLLPRVEALKQALAAKQHAFASIIKIGRTHLMDAVPLTLGQEFSAYVSQLEKDIDRIQATLPDLYELAIGGTAVGTGLNTHPEFAERVAQEIADLTGLPFVTAPNKFAALAAHDAIAMTSGALKTLAGSLMKIANDLRWMGSGPRCGLGELLLPANEPGSSIMPGKVNPTQCEAMTMVCVQVLGNDTAIGIAATQGNFELNVFKPLMIFNLLNSIRLLADACATFTDYLVVGIQPNLQQIQSFLTNSLMLVTALNPHIGYDNAAQVAKKAYAEHKTLREACVELGFLSGEDFDRLVRPEEMI
- a CDS encoding serine/threonine-protein kinase, with translation MELTVGTTLQGNKYVVQEVLNQTEQEITCKATHIYLEQAVILQTFNPALQQQETFAPLKQQFMAGVRSIAKQARPPLQVLDYFEENGLPFVVVPLSSSPPTLDNWLKAPTPPTDLAVMPNTGSERSVELTATLPSSSTSSSTSMTVAPIVESGAVTNARAVVHQPVATETAQFNDGDTALNSSTRSHTYEPIIFHPTPRSNTATQVIATKTEDNTGRPRSLSSQPKSKFPILLMVIAVTSGLVGVGTGFALRFAPAMQNPGKTPRLGFLQRQQSFPAEGSWPIQRRPVYTVPEPTLEQPLYRAAPPTDYRDPTFMPSPSFDSVPDSEPAVEEPPSLPAPQSADNLNASPPLKTESKPSLELAPLPEVNPDPYTLPPEVESPPLITDPPTPILPEPNSDNPAPKPLFGNSSRIVTQ
- a CDS encoding metal-sensitive transcriptional regulator, translated to MAASDFSHSHLNAYGQAQTDQTGPPHSADREPNQPNELVHAHPHVHSEESLRRIVNRLSRIEGHIRGIKMMVQESRACPDVLIQLAAVRGALDRVSRMILDEHLTECVARAAREGKIEEEIEELKAALDRFLP